TGGGCGGCGTCATCAATATTCTGACACGCAAAGCAACCACGTCCGAGTTTTCGCTCGACACCTCGTACGGAAACGAAAACACTCCAACCGGCTCATTCTGGTCGAGCATTCGTCACGGCCCTTGGGCCCTGGATCTTGACGGCGAGGCGTTTAACACCGATGGCTACATTCTCATCAACCAGCAGGATCGAGGCGCGGTTGACACGCCGGCCAACTCCGAACATGAAGTGGGCGATGCAACGCTCGAAAGAAAACTGGGTGAAAACGGAAGAGTATTCGCCACCGCCACCTATTTCCGGGAGGTACGGGCCAATGGAACGCCGCTGACCTACAACCGCACCCACACGCGGCAGCTTGCCATTGGCGCAGACTGGGTATCCGCGCGCGCCGGCGCATTCAGCTTCCGCGGCTATGGCGGGCCGGAAGTTTTTGATCAAACCTTCTCCTCGGTGGCCGACGATCGCAACAGCGAATCGCTGGTCAGGTCCCAGCGCGTGCCCGCGCAGCAGACAGGCGTCGGGATCCAGTGGTACCGGCCCGTGGGGATGAAACAGACCCTCGCGGCTGGCTTTGATGGGCGGGAAGTGCGGGGGGCGAGCAACGAGCTGGGGTTCTTCGGCGGGCGCATGACGTCAGCGCTCGGCGCCGGCGGACGCCAGAGGACGGCAGGCGTCTACGGCGAAGACGTCATCAGGCTGACGGCGCGCTGGCAAGTGACCGCCGCATTAAGGTTTGACCGCTGGCGCAACTACGACGCGCTCTCAACCCTGAAGCCTCTTACTTCTCCGCGCCCCTCGACAGTCACGAATTTTCCGGAGCGTACTGAGTCCGCAGTTAGCCCGCGCCTCGGAATGCTTTACCGCCTGACAAGCAATGTCTCCCTGGTCGGTTCCGCCTATCGGGCTTTTCGAGCCCCGACGCTAAACGAGCTCTATCGCGGTTTTCGCGTCGGCAACGTTGTCACCGGCGCCAATTCAGAGCTTACAGCCGAGCGCCTGACCGGCGCGGAAGCCGGAGCCGAATTCAACGCCTTCCGCAGCAGGCTGACAGGACGAGGCGCCTTTTTCTGGAGCGACGTGGCCGATCCGATTGCGAACGTCACGTTGAGTGTCACTCCCAGTCTGATCACCCGTCAACGGCAGAACCTGGGCCGGACCCGCTCGCGTGGCTTTGATCTGGATGCAAGCCTGCACGTAACCCCCACCTTCCAGATCACCAGCGGGTACGAGTTTGTAAACGCTACCGTGCTGAGCTTCGCGGCCGATCCGTCACTGGTGGGGCTTGATATCCCGCAGGTCCCGCGCAACGTGTTCACCTTCCAGGCGCTCTATTCCAATCCGACGGCATCGAGCCAGTGGCGGCGCGTGACGCTGGGGCTTCAAGGACGGTACGTGGGGAACCAGTTCGATGACGACCAGAATCTGCTTCCGCTAGGCAACTTCTTCACGCTGGATGGCTCACTTTCGCGCCGCATCTGGCATGATACGGAAGCCTACGTTGCCGTCGAGAACATCTTTGATGAACGTTATGCTGTCCAGCGCACCCCGGTTCCACAGCTCGGTTACCCCTTGCTGTTCCGCGTCGGTTTCCGGATGAACTTCGGACAACGCTAGATCGGCCTGGCCACAGGCCATGAAGACCCTTCCCGCCAATTTTGCCATTTTCTGGGCGACTCTTTTTAAGTAAATTATTGTAGTTAAAAGGCTTAGTAAACTACTCCATCAGTTCCGACCCTGGCCGTGCAGCCAAACATCAATCTTGACCAAATTGTATGGCAATAATCTTGACTCCCGTGTATAGATTCGATAGCATTGGAGTGAGCGATGAACAGCTTGAGGGCGCCGCCAGAGTTTGGAGCGCCCCCCTCAAAAATTGAGGATTCGGATATTGAGTCAGGAGTAGTGCTATGGGTACGCCAGTGAACAATGTTGAAGAACTCGCCACGCAAGAGTACAAGTACGGCTTCGTAACGGAGGTGGAGCAGGAGACCGTCCCTCGTGGATTGAACGAAGACGTGGTTCGCCTGATTTCCGCCAAGAAAAACGAGCCGGAATGGCTTCTGGAGTGGCGGCTGAAGGCCTACCGCCACTGGCTGACGATGAAGGAGCCGAAGTGGGCCAATATCAAGTATGGTCCGATCGACTATCAGGCAGCCTATTACTATGCGGCCCCGAAAGCGAAAACCAATAAGCCCAAGAGCCTGGAAGAAATTGACCCTGAGATCCTCAAAACCTATGAAAAGCTGGGTATTCCCCTGCGAGAGCAGGAACTGCTTTCCGGCGTGGCTGTGGACGCGGTTTTTGACAGCGTCTCGGTGGCCACGACTTTCAAGGAAAAGCTGGCCAAACTGGGCATCATCTTCTGTTCGTTTTCGGAGGCCGTGCAGGAGCACCCCGATTTGGTCCGCAAATGGCTGGGCTCAGTGGTTCCCTACACCGATAACTTCTTTGCCACGCTGAACTCAGCGGTATTCAGCGATGGTTCATTCGCCTACATTCCCAAGGGCGTGCGCTGCCCGATGGAGCTTTCCACTTACTTCCGCATTAACGCCAAAGAGACCGGGCAGTTTGAGCGTACGTTGATTGTGGCCGACGCGGGCGCTTACGTCAGCTATCTGGAAGGCTGTACGGCCCCCATGCGGGATGAAAACCAGTTGCACGCCGCGGTAGTGGAACTCGTGGCGCTTGACAACGCCACGGTGAAGTATTCAACCGTTCAGAACTGGTATCCGGGCGATAAGGAGGGTAAGGGCGGGATTTACAATTTCGTGACCAAGCGCGGCAAGTGCCTGGGCGTAAACTCCAAGATTTCCTGGACGCAGGTGGAGACGGGATCAGCCATCACCTGGAAGTATCCCGGCTGCATCCTGCAGGGCGACAACTCCGTCGGCGAGTTCTATTCCGTCGCCGTCACCAACAACTATCAGCAGGCTGACACCGGCACCAAGATGATCCATCTGGGCAAGAACACCCGCAGCACCATCGTTTCCAAGGGTATCAGCGCCGGACACGGCCAGAACAGCTATCGCGGCATGGTCAAGATTCTGAAGAACGCAGCGGGAGCGCGCAACTACTCGCAATGCGACTCGTTGCTGATGGGGGATAAGTGCGGCGCGCATACGTTCCCTTATCTGGAAGTTAAGAACTCGACCGCACAGGTGGAGCACGAAGCCTCGACCTCCAAGATCGGTGAAGACCAGATGTTCTACTGCCGCCAGCGCGGCCTTTCAACCGAGGACGCTATCGGCATGATCGTCAACGGCTTCTGCAAGGAAGTCTTCCGCGAGCTGCCCATGGAATTCGCCGTCGAGGCCCAGAAACTGCTCGGCATCAGCCTGGAAGGAAGCGTGGGGTAATTCTGAGCCGGGTAGCGCAAACTTGTTCTTCAAGTCGCGGCTTTTCAGCGCGTGCCGGCGTCCGAGTCGAGGGGTTCCGGCTGCCAAGTGAAAAGTACGGAATACTTCAAGGCAATCCGAAGCAGGCTCGATCGAAGAATAATTACGAATGCATGGATTGAACTAGTGATGGCGAATCCCATCTCACAAACAGTGCAGAAGGATGGCAGAATCCGCCGATGGGGTCGCATTCCTGAAATGGACAACCGAGTTCTTCGGGTCGTGCTGTTAGCGGATGGCGAGACTGTCCACAACGCATTTTTTGACCGGACGTTCCGAGAGGCCACAAAATGACTGTCCAATATTTCGAGGACACGGATACGCTCTATATTGTCCTGAAGAAGGATGCAGTCGCTGAAACCCGAGACCTGGACGAAAACACCTTGATGGAGTTTGACGCTCAGGGAAACCTGGTCAGCATGACCATTGAGCATGCGCGAGAGCGGGCCGATCTTGCGAATTTCTCTTTTCAGCAAGTGTCGGCCGTCAGGTCGGTCGCTTAATTTGTGGCTCGGACTTGTTGCGCGAATCCGATGAATCGGGTGCATTAACAACTGAAAAAGGACTGAAAGCGAATGTTACTTGAGATCAAGAACCTTCACGCCAGCGTGGGCGGCAATGAAATTCTGAAAGGGGTCCATCTGGAAGTCGGTCTGGGTGAAGTGCATGCCATCATGGGGCCGAACGGGTCCGGCAAATCGACGCTGGCGCAGGTGCTTGCCGGCCGCGATTTGTACAAGGTGACTGAGGGCGAAGTGCTTTATGACGGCAAGGACCTGCTGGAAATGGACCCTGAGACACGCGCTCGGGAGGGCGTTTTTCTCGCTTTTCAGTATCCGGTGGAAATTCCTGGCGTTAACAACACCTACTTTCTGCGGGCGGCGCTGAATGCCGGGCGCAAATACCGCGGCCAGGAAGAACTGGACGCCATGGACTTTCTCGCCTACATCCGCCAGAGGATCAAGCTGCTGGAGATGGACGACACGCTGCTGAACCGCCCGGTGAACGAAGGCTTTTCCGGCGGCGAGAAGAAGCGGAACGAAATTTTCCAGATGGCGGTGCTCGAGCCGAGACTGGCCATCATGGACGAGACGGATTCCGGGCTGGATATTGACGCGCTGAAGGTTGTCGCGAACGGCGTGAATTCTTTGCGCAGCAACCAGCGTTCCATTATTGTGGTGACCCACTATCAGCGCCTGCTGAATTACATCGTCCCGGATTTCGTCCACGTGCTGTCCAACGGGCGGATAGTTAAATCCGGCGGCAAGGAACTGGCGCTGGAACTGGAAGAAAAGGGATATAGCTGGCTGGACGAGACGGTCCCGGCCAGCGAAAGAGCGTAGCAGGCAAGCGAAAAAGGAACCAGAGATTGATGGCTATTGCACTGAAAGAAAGCGAAGAGCTTTATCTGCAGCACTTTCGAGATTTTGAAGAGCGACAGGCTGCGGCTGCTCCGGAGTGGCTGAGCGATCTTCGCAGTGAAGGTATGCAGGCGTTTGCCGAAATGGGATTTCCCACC
This portion of the Terriglobia bacterium genome encodes:
- a CDS encoding TonB-dependent receptor; translated protein: MSQTTADVRVLTRQEVAATPALTLDGVLQQVPGFTLFRRTGSRVANPTAQGVSLRGVGASGASRALVLEDGIPLNDPFGGWVYWDRVPREAVGRLEVVRGGVSDLYGSQAMGGVINILTRKATTSEFSLDTSYGNENTPTGSFWSSIRHGPWALDLDGEAFNTDGYILINQQDRGAVDTPANSEHEVGDATLERKLGENGRVFATATYFREVRANGTPLTYNRTHTRQLAIGADWVSARAGAFSFRGYGGPEVFDQTFSSVADDRNSESLVRSQRVPAQQTGVGIQWYRPVGMKQTLAAGFDGREVRGASNELGFFGGRMTSALGAGGRQRTAGVYGEDVIRLTARWQVTAALRFDRWRNYDALSTLKPLTSPRPSTVTNFPERTESAVSPRLGMLYRLTSNVSLVGSAYRAFRAPTLNELYRGFRVGNVVTGANSELTAERLTGAEAGAEFNAFRSRLTGRGAFFWSDVADPIANVTLSVTPSLITRQRQNLGRTRSRGFDLDASLHVTPTFQITSGYEFVNATVLSFAADPSLVGLDIPQVPRNVFTFQALYSNPTASSQWRRVTLGLQGRYVGNQFDDDQNLLPLGNFFTLDGSLSRRIWHDTEAYVAVENIFDERYAVQRTPVPQLGYPLLFRVGFRMNFGQR
- the sufB gene encoding Fe-S cluster assembly protein SufB, whose protein sequence is MGTPVNNVEELATQEYKYGFVTEVEQETVPRGLNEDVVRLISAKKNEPEWLLEWRLKAYRHWLTMKEPKWANIKYGPIDYQAAYYYAAPKAKTNKPKSLEEIDPEILKTYEKLGIPLREQELLSGVAVDAVFDSVSVATTFKEKLAKLGIIFCSFSEAVQEHPDLVRKWLGSVVPYTDNFFATLNSAVFSDGSFAYIPKGVRCPMELSTYFRINAKETGQFERTLIVADAGAYVSYLEGCTAPMRDENQLHAAVVELVALDNATVKYSTVQNWYPGDKEGKGGIYNFVTKRGKCLGVNSKISWTQVETGSAITWKYPGCILQGDNSVGEFYSVAVTNNYQQADTGTKMIHLGKNTRSTIVSKGISAGHGQNSYRGMVKILKNAAGARNYSQCDSLLMGDKCGAHTFPYLEVKNSTAQVEHEASTSKIGEDQMFYCRQRGLSTEDAIGMIVNGFCKEVFRELPMEFAVEAQKLLGISLEGSVG
- a CDS encoding DUF2283 domain-containing protein, which codes for MTVQYFEDTDTLYIVLKKDAVAETRDLDENTLMEFDAQGNLVSMTIEHARERADLANFSFQQVSAVRSVA
- the sufC gene encoding Fe-S cluster assembly ATPase SufC, which gives rise to MLLEIKNLHASVGGNEILKGVHLEVGLGEVHAIMGPNGSGKSTLAQVLAGRDLYKVTEGEVLYDGKDLLEMDPETRAREGVFLAFQYPVEIPGVNNTYFLRAALNAGRKYRGQEELDAMDFLAYIRQRIKLLEMDDTLLNRPVNEGFSGGEKKRNEIFQMAVLEPRLAIMDETDSGLDIDALKVVANGVNSLRSNQRSIIVVTHYQRLLNYIVPDFVHVLSNGRIVKSGGKELALELEEKGYSWLDETVPASERA